From a region of the Pseudomonas fulva 12-X genome:
- the hutH gene encoding histidine ammonia-lyase, which produces MTTLNLKPGHLTLANLRAAYQAPVHLTLDASAHQAIDASVACVNQIIAEGRTAYGINTGFGLLASTRIANADLEKLQRSLVLSHAAGIGEPLSDAMVRLIMLLKINSLARGFSGIRRQVIEALIALVNAEVYPHIPLKGSVGASGDLAPLAHMSLVLLGESQARHKGQWLPASEALAIAGLEPMTLAAKEGLALLNGTQVSTAYALRGLFEGEDLYAAASVCGALSVEALLGSRSPFDARIHAARGQRGQIDAAAAFRHLLGDSSEIGRSHAACDKVQDPYSLRCQPQVMGACLTQLRQAAEVLGVEANAVSDNPLVFAAEGEVISGGNFHAEPVAMAADNLALAIAEIGALSERRISLMMDKHMSQLPPFLVANGGVNSGFMIAQVTAAALASDNKALAHPHSVDSLPTSANQEDHVSMAPGAGKRLWEMAANTRGILAVEWLGACQGLDFREGLKSTPALEQARQTLRAKVPYYVEDRFFAPDIAAADELLAERVLTPLLPAGMLPSVG; this is translated from the coding sequence ATGACCACCCTGAACCTGAAACCCGGCCACCTGACCCTGGCCAACCTGCGCGCCGCCTACCAGGCCCCCGTACACCTGACCCTGGACGCCAGCGCCCATCAGGCCATCGACGCCAGCGTTGCCTGCGTCAACCAGATCATCGCCGAGGGCCGCACCGCCTACGGCATCAACACCGGTTTCGGCCTGTTGGCCTCGACCCGCATCGCCAACGCCGACCTGGAAAAGCTGCAGCGCTCGCTGGTGCTGTCCCATGCCGCCGGCATCGGCGAGCCGCTGAGCGATGCCATGGTGCGGCTGATCATGCTCCTGAAGATCAACAGCCTGGCGCGTGGCTTTTCCGGCATCCGCCGCCAGGTGATCGAGGCGCTGATCGCCCTGGTCAACGCCGAGGTCTACCCGCATATCCCCCTGAAAGGCTCGGTCGGCGCCTCCGGTGACCTGGCGCCGCTGGCCCATATGTCCCTCGTGCTGCTTGGCGAAAGCCAGGCGCGCCACAAGGGTCAATGGCTGCCGGCCAGCGAGGCACTGGCCATCGCCGGCCTGGAACCGATGACCCTGGCCGCCAAGGAGGGCCTGGCGTTGCTCAACGGCACCCAGGTGTCCACCGCCTACGCCCTGCGTGGCCTGTTCGAAGGTGAAGACCTGTACGCCGCCGCCAGCGTCTGCGGCGCGCTGAGCGTCGAGGCGCTGCTCGGTTCGCGCTCGCCCTTCGACGCGCGCATTCATGCCGCCCGTGGCCAGCGCGGGCAGATCGACGCAGCGGCCGCTTTCCGTCACCTGCTCGGCGACAGCAGCGAGATCGGCCGCTCCCACGCCGCCTGCGACAAGGTGCAGGACCCGTACTCGCTGCGCTGCCAGCCGCAGGTCATGGGCGCCTGCCTGACCCAGCTGCGCCAGGCTGCCGAAGTGCTCGGCGTCGAGGCCAACGCGGTCTCCGACAACCCGCTGGTGTTCGCCGCTGAAGGCGAGGTGATTTCCGGTGGCAACTTCCACGCAGAACCCGTGGCCATGGCTGCCGACAACCTGGCTCTGGCCATCGCCGAGATAGGCGCGCTGTCCGAGCGGCGTATCTCGCTGATGATGGACAAGCACATGTCGCAACTGCCGCCATTCCTGGTGGCCAATGGCGGCGTGAATTCCGGCTTCATGATCGCCCAGGTCACGGCCGCGGCATTGGCCAGCGACAACAAGGCCCTGGCCCATCCGCACAGCGTCGACAGCCTGCCGACTTCGGCCAACCAGGAAGACCACGTATCCATGGCACCGGGCGCCGGCAAGCGCCTGTGGGAAATGGCCGCCAACACCCGCGGCATCCTAGCCGTGGAATGGCTGGGCGCCTGCCAGGGCCTGGACTTCCGTGAAGGCCTGAAGAGCACGCCGGCACTGGAGCAGGCGCGCCAGACCCTGCGCGCCAAGGTGCCGTACTACGTCGAGGATCGCTTCTTCGCCCCGGACATCGCCGCCGCCGACGAGCTGCTGGCCGAGCGCGTGCTGACGCCGTTGCTGCCGGCCGGCATGCTGCCGTCGGTAGGCTGA
- the hutC gene encoding histidine utilization repressor, giving the protein MTTTPRYKAIEDFLLERIGNGDYPLHHQIPPEEQLARDFSVSRMTANKAINNLVQQGYLIRQAGLGTFVTDRKSESSLHEVMNIAAEVRARGHAYSNRILRSEALAADDEVALRLGLRIGAEVFHSILVHLEDGVPIQLEDRFVNPRWVPHYLSSDFSKQTPNEVLVASCPISDVEHVVEAVHADARTAEWLDIAPGAACLSMIRRTWSDEHLISYVRLIHPGERYKLRSSTKHR; this is encoded by the coding sequence GTGACCACCACCCCGCGCTACAAGGCCATCGAGGATTTTCTGCTCGAGCGCATCGGCAACGGTGACTACCCGCTGCATCACCAGATTCCCCCCGAAGAGCAGCTGGCCAGGGATTTTTCGGTCAGCCGCATGACCGCCAACAAAGCCATCAACAACCTGGTGCAGCAGGGTTACCTGATTCGCCAGGCGGGCCTGGGCACCTTCGTCACCGACCGCAAGTCCGAGTCCTCGCTGCACGAGGTGATGAACATCGCCGCCGAGGTGCGCGCCCGCGGTCACGCGTACTCCAATCGCATCCTGCGCAGCGAAGCCCTGGCCGCCGATGACGAGGTGGCGCTGCGTCTGGGCCTGCGTATCGGCGCAGAGGTGTTTCACAGCATCCTCGTGCACCTGGAAGACGGCGTGCCGATCCAGCTCGAGGATCGCTTCGTCAATCCACGCTGGGTGCCCCATTACCTGAGCAGCGACTTTTCCAAGCAGACGCCCAACGAAGTGCTGGTCGCCAGTTGCCCGATCAGTGATGTGGAGCATGTGGTCGAGGCCGTGCACGCCGACGCCCGCACCGCCGAATGGCTGGATATCGCACCGGGCGCTGCGTGCCTGTCGATGATTCGCCGCACCTGGTCGGACGAGCACCTGATCAGCTACGTGCGCCTGATTCACCCGGGCGAGCGTTACAAGCTGCGCTCGAGCACCAAGCACCGCTGA
- the hutU gene encoding urocanate hydratase has protein sequence MTKFRDTEIRAPRGTTLTAKSWLTEAPLRMLMNNLDPDVAENPKELVVYGGIGRAARNWECFDAIVESLTNLNDDETLLVQSGKPVGVFKTHANAPRVLIANSNLVPHWASWEHFNELDAKGLAMYGQMTAGSWIYIGSQGIVQGTYETFVEAGRQHYAGNLKGRWVLTAGLGGMGGAQPLAATLAGACSLNIECQQSSIDFRLRSRYVDEQATDLDDALARIAKYTSEGKAISVALLGNAAEILPELVRRGVRPDMVTDQTSAHDPLNGYLPIGWSWAEYKDRAATDPAGVVKAAKQSMAVHVQAMLDFQKMGVPTFDYGNNIRQMAKEEGVSNAFDFPGFVPAYIRPLFCRGIGPFRWAALSGNPEDIYKTDAKVKELIADDAHLHRWLDMARERISFQGLPARICWVGLGQRAKLGLAFNEMVRSGELSAPVVIGRDHLDSGSVSSPNRETEAMQDGSDAVSDWPLLNALLNTASGATWVSLHHGGGVGMGFSQHSGMVIVCDGTDEAAARIARVLTNDPGTGVMRHADAGYQIAIDCAKEQGLNLPMIG, from the coding sequence CGAGAACCCCAAGGAGCTGGTGGTGTACGGCGGTATCGGCCGCGCCGCGCGCAACTGGGAGTGCTTTGATGCGATCGTCGAGAGCCTGACCAACCTGAACGACGACGAGACCCTGCTGGTGCAATCCGGCAAGCCGGTCGGCGTGTTCAAGACCCACGCCAACGCGCCGCGCGTGCTGATCGCCAACTCCAACCTGGTGCCGCACTGGGCGAGCTGGGAGCACTTCAACGAGCTGGATGCCAAGGGGTTGGCCATGTATGGCCAGATGACCGCCGGTTCGTGGATCTACATCGGCAGCCAGGGCATAGTCCAGGGCACCTATGAAACCTTCGTCGAAGCCGGTCGCCAGCACTACGCCGGCAACCTAAAGGGCCGCTGGGTGCTCACCGCAGGCCTGGGTGGCATGGGCGGCGCCCAGCCGCTGGCCGCTACCCTGGCTGGCGCCTGCTCGCTGAACATCGAATGCCAGCAGAGCAGCATCGACTTCCGCCTGCGCAGCCGTTACGTCGACGAGCAGGCCACTGATCTGGACGACGCCCTGGCGCGTATCGCCAAGTACACCTCCGAAGGCAAGGCCATCTCCGTCGCCCTGCTGGGCAATGCCGCCGAGATCCTGCCGGAGCTGGTACGCCGCGGCGTACGTCCGGATATGGTCACCGACCAGACCAGCGCCCACGACCCGCTCAACGGTTACCTGCCGATCGGCTGGAGCTGGGCCGAGTACAAGGATCGCGCAGCCACCGACCCGGCAGGTGTGGTCAAGGCTGCCAAGCAGTCCATGGCCGTGCATGTGCAGGCCATGCTCGACTTCCAGAAGATGGGCGTGCCGACCTTCGACTACGGCAACAACATCCGCCAGATGGCCAAGGAAGAAGGCGTGAGCAATGCCTTCGACTTCCCTGGCTTCGTCCCGGCCTACATCCGCCCGCTGTTCTGCCGCGGTATCGGCCCGTTCCGCTGGGCGGCGCTGTCCGGCAACCCCGAGGACATCTACAAGACCGACGCCAAGGTCAAGGAACTGATCGCCGACGACGCCCACCTGCACCGCTGGCTGGACATGGCCCGCGAGCGCATCAGCTTCCAGGGCCTGCCGGCGCGCATCTGCTGGGTCGGCCTGGGCCAGCGCGCCAAACTCGGCCTGGCCTTCAACGAGATGGTGCGCAGCGGTGAGCTGAGCGCGCCGGTGGTGATCGGCCGCGACCACCTGGACAGCGGCTCGGTATCCAGCCCCAACCGCGAGACCGAGGCCATGCAGGACGGCTCCGATGCTGTTTCCGACTGGCCGCTGCTCAACGCCCTGCTCAACACCGCCAGCGGCGCCACCTGGGTGTCGCTGCACCACGGCGGTGGCGTGGGCATGGGCTTCTCCCAGCATTCGGGTATGGTCATCGTTTGCGATGGCACCGATGAAGCCGCGGCGCGCATTGCCCGCGTGCTGACCAACGACCCGGGCACCGGGGTGATGCGTCATGCCGATGCCGGTTACCAGATCGCCATCGATTGCGCCAAGGAGCAGGGGTTGAACCTGCCGATGATCGGTTAA
- a CDS encoding FAD binding domain-containing protein: MTPFAYSKPAAIDEALRLAGPDSLFIAGGTNLVDLMKENLVRPKRLIDINALPLRDVTTTAEGGLRIGALVGNAELAWHPEIERRYPLLAQALLSGASPQVRNMASTGGNLLQRTRCHYFYDAQVPCNKREPGSGCPARAGLNRNHALFGASEHCVAVHPSDFCVALAALDAQVVITGPQGERRVPMSDFHRLPGDTPQRDTVLEPGELILAIELPAEDFAGHHAYLKLRDRASFAFALVSVAAALELDENGQIRQARIALGGVAHKPWRRPDVDASLVGQAATSEHFAAAAELLLKDAQPLAHNAFKVELARRAVVRALTTAAEGARP; the protein is encoded by the coding sequence ATGACGCCCTTCGCCTACAGCAAGCCTGCGGCCATCGACGAAGCGCTGCGCCTGGCCGGGCCAGACAGCCTGTTCATCGCCGGCGGCACCAACCTGGTCGACCTGATGAAGGAAAACCTGGTGCGGCCCAAGCGCCTCATCGACATCAATGCGTTGCCGCTGCGTGACGTGACCACCACCGCCGAGGGCGGCCTGCGCATCGGCGCACTGGTCGGCAACGCCGAGCTGGCCTGGCACCCGGAGATCGAGCGGCGCTATCCGCTGCTCGCCCAGGCGCTGCTGTCCGGCGCCTCGCCCCAGGTGCGCAACATGGCCAGCACCGGCGGCAACCTGCTGCAGCGCACCCGCTGCCATTACTTCTACGATGCCCAGGTGCCGTGCAACAAGCGTGAGCCGGGGAGCGGCTGCCCGGCCCGCGCGGGGCTGAACCGCAACCATGCGCTGTTCGGCGCCAGCGAGCATTGCGTGGCGGTGCACCCGTCGGACTTCTGCGTGGCCCTGGCCGCCCTGGATGCTCAGGTGGTGATCACCGGCCCGCAGGGCGAGCGCCGCGTGCCAATGAGCGACTTCCATCGCCTGCCGGGCGATACCCCGCAGCGCGATACCGTGCTGGAGCCGGGCGAGCTGATCCTCGCCATCGAGCTGCCGGCCGAAGACTTCGCTGGGCATCACGCCTACCTCAAGTTGCGTGACCGCGCGTCGTTCGCCTTCGCTCTGGTGTCGGTAGCTGCAGCGCTAGAGCTGGACGAGAACGGCCAGATCCGCCAGGCGCGCATCGCCCTGGGTGGCGTAGCCCATAAGCCGTGGCGGCGACCTGATGTGGACGCCAGCCTGGTCGGCCAGGCCGCCACATCCGAGCATTTCGCGGCAGCTGCCGAGCTGCTGCTCAAGGATGCTCAGCCGCTGGCCCACAACGCCTTCAAGGTCGAGCTGGCGCGCCGCGCCGTGGTTCGTGCCCTGACCACCGCCGCAGAAGGAGCCCGCCCATGA
- a CDS encoding (2Fe-2S)-binding protein produces the protein MSETITAGAERRTISLSLNGITTQVEVYPWITALDLLREQLDLVGTKKGCDHGQCGACTVLVDGRRVNACLTLAVMLDGRELTTIEGLANGDELHPMQRAFVKHDAFQCGYCTPGQICSAVGLANEGRVGNAADIRERMSGNLCRCGAYSNILAAIEEALPESEQAVRP, from the coding sequence ATGAGCGAGACCATCACAGCTGGCGCCGAGCGCCGGACGATTTCCCTGTCGTTGAACGGCATCACCACCCAGGTCGAGGTGTATCCCTGGATCACGGCCCTCGACCTGCTTCGTGAGCAGCTCGACCTGGTCGGCACCAAGAAAGGTTGCGACCACGGTCAGTGCGGCGCCTGCACGGTGCTGGTGGACGGCCGGCGGGTCAACGCCTGCCTGACCCTGGCGGTCATGCTCGATGGCCGCGAGCTGACCACCATCGAAGGCCTGGCCAATGGCGACGAGCTGCACCCGATGCAGCGCGCCTTCGTCAAACACGACGCCTTCCAGTGCGGCTATTGCACGCCTGGGCAGATTTGCTCGGCAGTCGGCCTGGCTAATGAAGGGCGGGTCGGTAACGCTGCCGACATCCGTGAGCGCATGAGCGGCAACCTGTGCCGCTGCGGCGCCTACAGCAACATCCTGGCCGCTATCGAAGAAGCGCTGCCCGAGAGCGAACAGGCGGTGCGCCCATGA
- a CDS encoding DMT family transporter, with protein sequence MSTQQTARLWPVAIPLLLIEAALVVIWSSGFIGARFSIDHAPAMLVVFWRSLLFVLLLAPWALPRLRHASPATLLRHAGIGLLAMGGYLAGVVQGIALGVPAGLAALLADLLPIGVALLSVLVLRQRLGWQTWLGLLIGLTGVVLVTSDALAWGDAPLWVYGLPLLGMLSLAIATLWQKRTKATASLDLLGNLWLQCCICCVPFALLAALDGSLAPVPSGGFALSILWTSISTIGGYGLYWLCLKRSTPTRVASVLYLSPALTLVWAWAMFGEPLSWLMGLGTAVSGLGLWLVIRNERKQNDDEPAVASPSSATIKAACRG encoded by the coding sequence ATGTCTACGCAACAGACTGCTCGCCTTTGGCCCGTCGCCATTCCCCTGCTGCTGATCGAGGCAGCGCTGGTGGTGATCTGGAGTTCGGGCTTCATAGGCGCGCGCTTTTCCATCGACCACGCGCCGGCCATGCTGGTGGTGTTCTGGCGCAGCCTGCTGTTCGTGTTGCTGCTGGCGCCCTGGGCACTGCCCCGCCTGCGCCACGCCTCCCCTGCCACCCTGCTGCGCCACGCCGGTATCGGTTTGCTGGCGATGGGCGGCTACCTCGCTGGTGTGGTTCAGGGCATCGCCCTTGGCGTACCTGCCGGTCTCGCCGCCCTGCTGGCCGACCTGCTGCCCATCGGCGTTGCCCTGCTCAGCGTGCTGGTGCTGCGCCAGCGCCTGGGCTGGCAAACCTGGCTGGGTCTGCTCATCGGCCTGACGGGCGTGGTGCTGGTCACCTCGGATGCACTGGCCTGGGGCGATGCGCCGTTGTGGGTCTACGGCTTGCCGCTGCTGGGCATGCTGTCGCTGGCGATTGCCACCCTGTGGCAGAAACGCACCAAGGCCACGGCGTCGCTCGACCTGCTCGGCAACCTGTGGCTGCAGTGTTGTATCTGCTGCGTACCCTTCGCGCTGCTGGCCGCGCTGGACGGCAGCCTGGCGCCGGTGCCCTCGGGCGGCTTCGCCCTGAGCATCCTGTGGACGAGTATCTCCACCATCGGCGGCTACGGCCTGTACTGGCTGTGCCTGAAGCGCTCGACGCCGACCCGGGTAGCCAGCGTGCTGTACCTGAGCCCGGCGCTGACCCTGGTGTGGGCCTGGGCGATGTTCGGTGAACCGCTGTCCTGGCTGATGGGCCTGGGCACGGCTGTCTCGGGGCTGGGCCTCTGGCTGGTGATACGTAATGAGCGCAAACAAAACGATGACGAGCCCGCGGTGGCGAGCCCGTCATCGGCGACCATCAAAGCAGCTTGTCGAGGGTGA
- a CDS encoding LysR family transcriptional regulator, with the protein MSAVLDIELIRTFHTVARSGRFKAAAEQLHKSPAAISVHIQRLEAVAGGRLFDRDNQSVALTTLGKRLLHSTSELLSTHDRVLAELHGPRLAGRIRLGIPDEYAAHVIRDILPIFAAAWPNVVLEVKTASSYSLREQVQAGKLHGAVLTLPLGQREPRAQVLVATTPVWVAATSRAQPAKGVIPLAIHAADCPYRSLMLEALKAAGHTWRVVLESPSSQAIRACVESGLAITLMDRAKMTSAMRIVEELPLAAEHEVMFLRSAQAQHDEALELLAQAIHQHFRL; encoded by the coding sequence ATGAGCGCTGTGCTCGACATCGAACTGATCCGCACCTTTCACACCGTGGCGCGCAGCGGGCGCTTCAAGGCGGCTGCCGAGCAACTGCACAAGAGCCCGGCGGCGATCAGCGTGCATATCCAGCGCCTAGAGGCGGTCGCCGGCGGCCGGCTGTTCGACCGCGACAACCAGTCGGTGGCACTGACCACGCTGGGCAAGCGGCTGCTGCACTCGACCAGCGAACTGCTCAGCACCCATGACCGGGTGCTTGCCGAACTGCATGGGCCGCGGCTGGCCGGGCGCATCCGCCTGGGGATACCCGACGAGTACGCCGCCCACGTGATTCGCGACATCCTGCCGATCTTTGCGGCGGCCTGGCCCAACGTGGTGCTGGAAGTGAAGACCGCCTCCAGCTACTCGCTGCGCGAACAGGTGCAGGCCGGCAAGCTGCACGGCGCGGTGCTGACCCTGCCGTTGGGCCAGCGCGAGCCCAGGGCGCAGGTGCTGGTCGCCACCACGCCGGTGTGGGTGGCGGCCACGTCCCGCGCGCAGCCTGCCAAGGGCGTCATCCCACTGGCCATCCATGCTGCTGACTGCCCGTACCGCAGCCTGATGCTGGAGGCCCTGAAAGCAGCGGGGCACACCTGGCGGGTGGTGCTGGAAAGCCCGTCCAGCCAGGCCATCAGGGCCTGTGTCGAATCGGGCCTGGCGATCACCTTGATGGACCGCGCGAAGATGACCAGTGCCATGCGCATCGTCGAGGAGCTGCCCCTGGCTGCCGAGCACGAGGTGATGTTCCTGCGCTCAGCCCAGGCGCAGCACGACGAAGCCCTGGAGCTGCTGGCCCAGGCCATTCATCAGCATTTCCGGCTGTGA
- a CDS encoding xanthine dehydrogenase family protein molybdopterin-binding subunit, with the protein MNARTLGQPLDRVDGPLKVSGQARYAAEHPADDLLHGSVICSVIARGRITAIDDSAALALPGVKLVLSHLNRPPMAQDDESYEDDDAADGSPFRPLFNARIRYSGQPVALVVADTLELARHAGSLVRISYEQQPHATDLREALSEAHAAPAELPKPRGDADGVIAGAPLRLELEYELPCEYHHPMEPHASTVIYQADGSLLVHDKTQGPQNSQRYLADVLKLDPSRVRIKSSFVGGAFGSGLRPQYQLPLAAMAALKLQQSVRVTLTRQQMFTFGYRPRAVQHLQLGADESGRLQGLVHEVIAQTSRFEDFTEHVAEWSGMLYHCDHVRLAYRLAPLDVYTPLDMRAPGAATGLYALESAMDELAWAAGVDPVQLRLTNYAETNQNEGKPYSSKELRACYQQGAEAFGWSKRSPQPRSMREGNQLIGYGMATGVWEAMQMPASARASFTADGRLIVASATCDIGPGTATVMTQIAADVLGMDPSQVEFRLGDSSLPKAPLQGGSFTVSSVGSAVREACLALADKLCEAARQWPEAPFSNGAALRFSAGRVQQGEDASRAVELSALLARHGSLEAEVQAQPGKQRERYASASHSAVFVEVQVDEALGTVRVTRVVSAIAAGRVINPKTARSQILGGVVWGIGMALQEEAMIDHDLGRCMNHNLADYHVPVQADIGDIEVIFVEENDSIINPLGSKGVGEIGIVGVAAAVANAVYHATGKRIRQLPITLDKLL; encoded by the coding sequence ATGAACGCGCGAACCCTCGGCCAGCCGCTGGACCGCGTCGACGGTCCGCTGAAAGTCAGCGGCCAGGCGCGCTATGCCGCCGAGCATCCGGCCGATGACCTGCTGCACGGCAGCGTGATCTGCAGCGTGATCGCCCGCGGCCGCATCACCGCCATCGATGACTCGGCGGCCCTGGCGCTGCCTGGCGTCAAGCTGGTGCTCAGCCACCTCAATCGTCCGCCCATGGCCCAGGACGACGAGAGCTACGAAGATGACGACGCCGCCGACGGCTCGCCGTTTCGCCCGCTGTTCAACGCGCGCATCCGCTACAGCGGCCAGCCGGTGGCGCTGGTGGTCGCTGACACCCTGGAGCTGGCCCGTCATGCCGGCTCGTTGGTGCGCATCAGCTACGAGCAGCAGCCCCATGCCACCGACCTGCGCGAAGCCCTCAGCGAGGCCCACGCCGCGCCGGCCGAACTGCCCAAGCCCCGTGGCGACGCCGATGGGGTGATTGCCGGCGCGCCTCTGCGCCTGGAGCTGGAATATGAGCTGCCGTGCGAGTATCACCACCCCATGGAGCCCCATGCATCGACGGTGATCTACCAGGCCGATGGCAGCCTGCTGGTGCACGACAAGACCCAGGGCCCGCAGAACAGCCAGCGGTATCTGGCCGATGTGCTCAAGCTCGACCCGAGCCGCGTGCGCATCAAATCATCCTTCGTGGGCGGCGCCTTCGGTTCCGGTCTGCGCCCGCAGTACCAGTTGCCGCTGGCCGCCATGGCCGCATTGAAGTTGCAGCAATCGGTGCGCGTGACCCTGACCCGTCAGCAGATGTTCACCTTCGGCTATCGCCCGCGGGCGGTGCAGCACCTGCAGCTCGGCGCTGATGAAAGTGGCAGGTTGCAGGGCCTGGTGCACGAGGTGATCGCCCAGACCTCGCGCTTCGAAGACTTCACCGAGCACGTCGCCGAATGGTCGGGGATGCTCTATCACTGCGATCACGTGCGCCTGGCTTATCGGCTGGCGCCGCTGGACGTCTACACGCCGCTGGACATGCGTGCGCCGGGCGCTGCGACGGGGCTCTATGCCCTGGAGTCGGCGATGGACGAGCTAGCCTGGGCGGCGGGTGTCGACCCCGTGCAATTGCGCCTGACCAACTACGCCGAAACCAACCAGAACGAGGGCAAACCCTATTCCAGCAAGGAGCTGCGTGCCTGCTACCAGCAGGGCGCCGAGGCCTTCGGCTGGAGCAAGCGCAGCCCGCAGCCGCGCAGCATGCGCGAGGGTAATCAACTGATCGGCTACGGTATGGCGACCGGCGTGTGGGAAGCCATGCAGATGCCGGCCAGCGCCCGCGCGAGCTTCACCGCCGATGGCCGCCTGATCGTCGCCAGTGCGACCTGCGACATCGGCCCGGGCACCGCCACGGTGATGACCCAGATTGCCGCCGACGTGCTGGGCATGGACCCGTCCCAGGTGGAATTCCGCCTCGGCGACTCCAGCCTGCCCAAGGCGCCGCTGCAGGGCGGCTCGTTCACCGTATCGTCGGTGGGCAGTGCGGTGCGCGAGGCGTGCCTGGCCCTGGCCGACAAACTCTGCGAGGCGGCGCGACAGTGGCCCGAAGCGCCGTTCAGCAATGGAGCGGCGCTGCGCTTCAGCGCAGGCCGCGTGCAGCAGGGTGAGGATGCCAGCCGAGCGGTCGAGCTGAGCGCACTACTGGCTCGGCACGGCAGTCTGGAGGCCGAGGTGCAGGCGCAGCCCGGCAAGCAGCGTGAACGCTACGCCAGTGCCAGCCATTCGGCGGTGTTCGTCGAAGTGCAGGTGGACGAAGCGCTGGGTACGGTGCGCGTCACCCGGGTGGTCAGCGCCATCGCCGCGGGCCGGGTGATCAACCCGAAAACCGCACGCAGCCAGATTCTCGGCGGCGTGGTGTGGGGCATTGGTATGGCCCTGCAGGAGGAGGCGATGATCGACCATGACCTGGGCCGCTGCATGAACCACAACCTGGCCGATTACCACGTGCCGGTGCAGGCCGATATCGGCGATATCGAGGTGATCTTCGTCGAGGAAAACGACAGCATCATCAACCCGCTGGGCTCCAAGGGCGTGGGTGAGATCGGTATCGTCGGCGTTGCCGCGGCGGTCGCCAATGCCGTCTATCACGCCACCGGCAAGCGCATCCGCCAACTGCCCATCACCCTCGACAAGCTGCTTTGA
- a CDS encoding class I SAM-dependent methyltransferase encodes MEALAPHLQTGAQQWAQRLGLPLDGEAGYALQLGEAGLQLVELGPQAPGPVRVDFVEGAVAHRRQFGGGAGQMIAKAVGIAQGIRPRVLDATAGLGRDAFVLASLGCQVDLIERQPLIGALLEDGLQRAAADAEVAGIVARMRLLQGNAIELMAGWQGEAPQVIYLDPMFPHRDKSALVKKEMRLFRPFVGDDLDAPVLLEAALKLASHRVVVKRPRKAPVIEGAKPGYALEGKSSRYDIYPMKKLTP; translated from the coding sequence ATGGAGGCCCTGGCGCCGCATCTGCAAACCGGCGCTCAGCAATGGGCGCAGCGCCTTGGCTTGCCGCTGGACGGCGAGGCCGGTTATGCGCTGCAACTGGGCGAGGCTGGCTTGCAGCTGGTCGAGCTGGGCCCCCAGGCGCCGGGGCCGGTGCGGGTGGATTTCGTCGAGGGCGCGGTGGCGCACCGTCGCCAGTTCGGCGGCGGCGCCGGGCAGATGATCGCCAAGGCCGTCGGCATCGCCCAGGGAATTCGCCCGCGGGTGCTGGATGCCACGGCAGGGCTGGGCCGCGACGCCTTCGTGTTGGCCAGCCTGGGTTGCCAGGTCGACCTGATCGAGCGCCAGCCGCTGATCGGTGCGCTACTCGAAGATGGCCTGCAGCGGGCGGCGGCGGACGCCGAGGTGGCAGGTATCGTCGCGCGCATGCGCCTGCTGCAGGGCAACGCCATCGAGCTGATGGCCGGCTGGCAGGGCGAGGCGCCGCAAGTGATCTACCTCGACCCGATGTTCCCCCATCGCGACAAGAGCGCCCTGGTAAAGAAGGAGATGCGCCTGTTCCGTCCCTTCGTCGGCGATGATCTGGATGCTCCGGTACTGCTCGAGGCGGCGCTCAAACTCGCCAGCCACCGCGTGGTGGTCAAACGCCCGCGCAAGGCGCCGGTCATCGAGGGCGCCAAGCCGGGCTACGCGCTGGAGGGCAAGTCCAGCCGTTACGACATCTACCCGATGAAGAAGCTCACGCCTTAA